A stretch of Flavobacterium sp. N2270 DNA encodes these proteins:
- a CDS encoding UDP-2,3-diacylglucosamine diphosphatase, which yields MKEKNKIYFASDQHFGAPTSEKSFPREQKFVAWLDEVKKDADAIFLLGDLFDFWFEYKTVVPKGFVRVLGKLAEIRDSGIPIYFFVGNHDLWMHDYFQNELNIPVFHDNEEFTFNGKSFLIGHGDGKGPGDKGYKRMKKVFTNPFSKWLFRWLHPDIGVKLAQYLSVKNKLISGEEDVKFLGEENEWLVQYAKRKLETKHYDYFIFGHRHLPMIIEVSENSKYVNLGDWIGYFTYGVFDGETFELKEYKN from the coding sequence TTGAAAGAAAAAAATAAAATATATTTTGCATCTGACCAACATTTTGGAGCACCTACATCAGAAAAAAGTTTTCCACGCGAACAAAAATTTGTAGCTTGGTTAGATGAAGTAAAAAAAGATGCTGATGCTATTTTTCTTTTGGGTGATTTATTTGATTTTTGGTTTGAATATAAAACAGTTGTTCCAAAAGGTTTTGTTAGAGTTTTAGGCAAATTAGCTGAAATTAGAGATTCTGGGATTCCGATTTATTTTTTTGTTGGAAATCACGATTTATGGATGCACGATTATTTTCAAAATGAATTAAACATTCCTGTTTTTCACGATAATGAAGAGTTTACTTTTAACGGAAAATCTTTTTTAATAGGACATGGTGACGGAAAAGGACCCGGAGACAAAGGATACAAACGCATGAAAAAAGTGTTTACAAATCCTTTTTCTAAATGGTTGTTTCGCTGGTTACATCCAGATATTGGTGTAAAACTAGCTCAATATTTATCGGTAAAAAATAAATTAATTTCTGGGGAGGAAGACGTAAAATTTCTAGGAGAAGAAAACGAATGGTTAGTTCAGTATGCCAAACGCAAACTAGAAACCAAACACTACGATTATTTTATTTTTGGACATCGTCATCTACCAATGATTATTGAGGTTTCTGAAAATTCTAAATATGTCAATTTAGGAGATTGGATAGGTTACTTTACCTATGGTGTTTTTGATGGAGAAACTTTCGAATTGAAAGAATATAAAAATTAA
- the recJ gene encoding single-stranded-DNA-specific exonuclease RecJ — MRWNLKSKPEKQKVQALQNALQVDEIIATLLVQRGIETFEQAKTFFRPSLDDLHDPYLMKDMDKAVARIEKAIAANENIMVFGDYDVDGTTAVSLVSSYLRTFYPNVATYIPDRYAEGYGISYKGIDFAEDNGITLIIALDCGIKSIDHVNYAAEKDIDFIICDHHRPGDKLPEAVAVLDPKREDCLYPYDELCGCGVGFKLIQALGQNRNQTTEDLIPYLDLVATAIAADIVPITGENRTLAKFGLEVINSNPRPGIKALTQSIKKKEITITDVVFVVAPRINAAGRIKHGDYAVRLLTEFNLAQAEEFAKEIEDNNNERKGLDKQITKEALSQITISNEEKRFSTVVYQENWHKGVIGIVASRLIETYYRPTIVFTKSGDKLAASARSVKDFDVYNALEACEEHLEQFGGHMYAAGMTLLEENYENFKSAFEKTVKETIHPDLLIPELEYDAEIRLTELNPKLMRILKQFEPFGPQNMTPLFLVKELTDSGYAKSLGSDDEHLKAFVKQDNSQSFGAIGFKIGDKLSVVKNLQKFDAIVSLEENEWRDVVTLQLQLRDIKPSNG; from the coding sequence ATGCGTTGGAATTTAAAATCAAAGCCCGAAAAACAAAAAGTACAAGCCTTACAAAATGCACTTCAAGTCGATGAAATTATTGCGACTTTACTCGTTCAAAGAGGAATTGAAACCTTCGAACAAGCCAAAACTTTTTTCCGTCCATCTTTAGACGACTTACATGATCCATATTTAATGAAAGATATGGATAAAGCGGTTGCGCGAATTGAAAAAGCAATTGCTGCCAATGAAAATATAATGGTTTTTGGCGATTACGATGTAGATGGAACAACAGCAGTTTCATTGGTTTCAAGTTATTTACGAACATTTTACCCCAATGTTGCTACTTATATTCCAGATCGTTATGCCGAAGGTTACGGAATTTCCTATAAAGGAATTGACTTTGCTGAAGACAACGGAATTACTTTAATTATAGCTTTAGATTGCGGAATAAAATCGATTGACCATGTAAATTATGCTGCAGAAAAAGACATTGATTTTATCATTTGTGATCATCACCGACCTGGAGATAAATTGCCCGAAGCCGTTGCCGTTTTAGATCCAAAACGTGAAGATTGTTTGTATCCTTATGATGAATTATGCGGTTGTGGAGTTGGGTTCAAATTAATTCAAGCTTTAGGTCAAAATAGAAATCAAACAACAGAAGATTTAATTCCATATTTAGATTTGGTTGCGACTGCAATTGCGGCTGATATTGTTCCTATTACGGGAGAAAATAGAACGTTAGCGAAATTTGGATTAGAAGTAATAAATTCTAATCCAAGACCAGGAATAAAGGCATTAACTCAATCCATAAAAAAGAAAGAAATTACCATAACCGACGTTGTTTTTGTTGTGGCTCCTCGAATCAATGCTGCTGGCCGAATTAAGCATGGCGATTATGCGGTGCGTTTATTAACCGAATTCAATTTGGCTCAAGCCGAAGAGTTTGCCAAAGAAATTGAAGACAATAATAACGAACGTAAAGGATTAGACAAACAAATTACCAAAGAAGCTTTATCTCAAATTACCATTTCAAATGAAGAAAAAAGATTTTCTACTGTGGTGTATCAAGAAAATTGGCACAAAGGCGTAATTGGTATTGTAGCTTCTCGATTAATCGAAACCTATTATAGACCCACAATTGTTTTTACAAAAAGTGGCGATAAATTAGCTGCTTCTGCACGTTCGGTAAAAGATTTTGATGTCTATAATGCATTAGAAGCTTGCGAAGAACATTTGGAACAATTTGGCGGACATATGTATGCAGCCGGAATGACACTCCTAGAAGAAAATTACGAAAACTTCAAAAGTGCATTTGAAAAAACAGTAAAAGAAACCATTCATCCTGATTTGTTGATTCCAGAATTAGAATATGATGCTGAAATTCGTTTAACAGAATTGAACCCAAAATTGATGCGTATTTTAAAACAATTTGAACCTTTTGGCCCTCAAAATATGACGCCTTTGTTTTTAGTAAAAGAACTAACTGATTCTGGTTATGCTAAAAGTTTAGGTTCAGATGACGAACATTTAAAAGCTTTTGTTAAGCAGGATAATTCGCAAAGTTTTGGAGCAATTGGGTTTAAAATTGGGGATAAATTATCAGTTGTTAAAAATTTGCAAAAGTTTGATGCAATTGTTTCTTTAGAAGAAAATGAATGGCGAGATGTTGTAACTTTGCAGCTTCAATTACGCGATATCAAACCTTCAAATGGCTAA
- a CDS encoding MFS transporter, with protein sequence MAKKDPYAALRFKEFRFFLSMRFALVFAWSMQFVIIEWEVYSLTKDPLSLGIIGLMEIIPAVSMALFAGHIVDQNEKRSLLMKCLLGFSIISLGLFLVTVPSVVESLSTSTTLGIIYALVFCGGLVRAFIGPTVFSLLSLIVPKKNYPNAATWSSSTWQMGSMFGPALAGVSIGIIGVHWSMCLVFGCTLFALFWLTQISKKPILNPKIGEPIFQSLKEGVKFVFNNKTILGAISLDMFAVLFGGAVALLPIFAQDILKVGSEGFGILRAAPAVGSIVTMLAAAYFSLNKNAGVKLLTAIFVFGLCIIVFGVSEIFWISVVALFLSGVADGVSVVIRNTILQLHTPDNMRGRVSSVNSIFVGSSNELGAFESGLTAKLMGVVPAVVFGGCMTLVTVFGTAIVSPSFRKLDLEKEVEELEQQD encoded by the coding sequence ATGGCTAAAAAAGACCCATACGCAGCATTACGATTTAAAGAGTTTCGTTTTTTTCTTTCCATGCGATTCGCATTGGTTTTTGCTTGGTCCATGCAATTTGTAATTATTGAATGGGAAGTTTATAGTTTAACAAAAGATCCACTTTCATTAGGAATTATTGGTTTAATGGAAATTATTCCAGCTGTTTCAATGGCTTTATTTGCAGGACATATCGTTGACCAGAATGAAAAAAGAAGTCTGCTTATGAAATGCCTTTTAGGTTTTTCAATCATTAGTTTAGGACTTTTTTTAGTAACGGTTCCAAGTGTTGTTGAGTCACTTTCTACATCGACAACTTTAGGAATTATTTATGCTTTGGTTTTTTGCGGAGGATTAGTGAGAGCTTTTATTGGTCCAACTGTTTTTTCACTTTTATCTTTAATTGTTCCAAAGAAAAATTACCCAAATGCTGCAACTTGGAGTAGTTCAACTTGGCAAATGGGTTCTATGTTTGGTCCCGCTTTAGCTGGAGTTTCTATTGGAATTATAGGAGTACATTGGTCAATGTGTTTGGTTTTTGGATGTACTCTGTTTGCTTTGTTTTGGTTGACCCAAATTTCTAAAAAGCCTATTTTAAATCCTAAAATTGGTGAACCTATATTTCAAAGTTTAAAAGAAGGGGTAAAATTTGTATTCAATAATAAAACTATTTTAGGAGCTATTTCTTTAGATATGTTTGCAGTTTTATTTGGAGGAGCAGTTGCATTATTGCCCATTTTTGCGCAAGACATCTTAAAAGTTGGGTCGGAAGGTTTTGGAATTCTTCGTGCTGCACCAGCGGTAGGTTCTATCGTAACCATGTTAGCAGCAGCTTATTTTTCGTTGAATAAAAATGCGGGGGTAAAATTATTAACGGCCATTTTTGTATTTGGACTTTGTATAATTGTTTTTGGTGTTTCAGAAATATTTTGGATTTCTGTTGTAGCCTTATTTTTAAGTGGTGTTGCCGATGGTGTTTCAGTCGTGATTCGAAATACTATATTGCAATTACATACTCCAGACAATATGCGTGGAAGAGTCTCTTCTGTGAATTCTATTTTTGTGGGTTCTTCTAATGAATTAGGTGCTTTCGAAAGTGGTTTAACCGCTAAATTAATGGGAGTTGTGCCAGCTGTTGTTTTTGGAGGGTGTATGACTTTAGTGACAGTTTTTGGGACAGCTATTGTTTCTCCTTCATTCAGAAAATTAGATTTAGAAAAAGAGGTTGAAGAATTAGAACAACAAGATTAA